One genomic window of Azospirillum sp. TSH58 includes the following:
- the clpS gene encoding ATP-dependent Clp protease adapter ClpS, with amino-acid sequence MAENDKHGDEGTTTGVVIKTKPKTKKPSMYKVLMLNDDYTPMEFVVHVLERFFAKSREEATRIMLHVHRRGVGLCGVFTYEVAETKVTQVMDFARQHQHPLQCTLEKD; translated from the coding sequence ATGGCCGAAAACGACAAGCACGGCGACGAGGGCACCACCACGGGCGTGGTTATCAAAACCAAGCCTAAGACTAAAAAGCCCTCGATGTATAAGGTCTTGATGTTGAACGACGACTACACACCTATGGAATTCGTCGTTCATGTCTTGGAGCGCTTCTTTGCCAAGTCGCGCGAGGAGGCTACGCGGATCATGCTGCATGTGCACCGGCGGGGTGTGGGCTTGTGCGGCGTGTTCACCTACGAGGTGGCGGAGACGAAAGTCACGCAGGTGATGGACTTTGCGCGCCAGCACCAGCACCCGCTGCAATGTACGCTAGAAAAGGATTAA
- a CDS encoding phasin family protein translates to MTTVTKAKPAPAPTQAFESAAAQAKEQVEGFVKAGQEQAAKTFEQTASATKEQVEKLSAQLLKISAELQALNKANVEALIQSGSIATQGAEELTREVTAYAQASFDKSVTTGKALLTAKSLKEVVDLQSEYVKASFDAFVAESSRLQGIGTRVATAALTPLKDRVSVTVSTLSKPIAA, encoded by the coding sequence ATGACGACCGTGACGAAGGCCAAGCCGGCCCCCGCCCCCACCCAGGCGTTCGAGAGCGCCGCCGCCCAGGCCAAGGAGCAGGTCGAGGGCTTCGTCAAGGCCGGCCAGGAGCAGGCCGCGAAGACCTTCGAGCAGACCGCCTCCGCCACCAAGGAGCAGGTCGAGAAGCTGTCCGCCCAGCTCCTGAAGATCTCCGCCGAGCTTCAGGCCCTGAACAAGGCCAACGTGGAAGCGCTGATCCAGAGCGGCAGCATCGCCACCCAGGGCGCGGAGGAGCTGACCCGCGAGGTGACCGCCTACGCCCAGGCCTCCTTCGACAAGTCGGTCACCACCGGCAAGGCCTTGCTGACCGCCAAGTCGCTGAAGGAGGTCGTCGATCTCCAGAGCGAGTATGTGAAGGCCAGCTTCGACGCCTTCGTCGCGGAGTCGTCCCGCCTCCAGGGCATCGGCACCCGCGTCGCCACGGCGGCCCTGACCCCGCTGAAGGACCGCGTGTCGGTGACCGTCAGCACCCTGTCCAAGCCGATCGCCGCCTGA
- a CDS encoding phasin family protein → MTDKFAAATKTFEDAVSAAKQNVDGLVKAQQEQFEKASAQILKGFDELTALTKGNVDAVVKSGTIVAKGAEEAGKQVATFTQSSLEKSAATGKALLAVKTVQELVELQSSFAKASFETFVKESAKLQELSLKTAKDAFAPINDRLQVTVETLSKPVAAKAA, encoded by the coding sequence ATGACCGACAAGTTCGCCGCCGCCACCAAGACCTTCGAAGACGCCGTGTCCGCCGCCAAGCAGAACGTGGACGGCCTGGTCAAGGCCCAGCAGGAGCAGTTCGAGAAGGCCTCGGCCCAGATCCTGAAGGGCTTCGACGAGCTGACCGCCCTGACCAAGGGCAACGTCGACGCCGTCGTGAAGTCGGGCACCATCGTCGCCAAGGGCGCCGAGGAAGCCGGCAAGCAGGTCGCCACCTTCACCCAGTCCTCGCTGGAGAAGAGCGCCGCCACCGGCAAGGCCCTGCTGGCCGTCAAGACCGTCCAGGAGCTGGTCGAGCTGCAGAGCAGCTTCGCCAAGGCGAGCTTCGAGACCTTCGTCAAGGAGAGCGCCAAGCTGCAGGAGCTGTCGCTGAAGACCGCCAAGGACGCCTTCGCGCCGATCAACGACCGCCTCCAGGTCACGGTCGAGACGCTGTCCAAGCCGGTCGCGGCGAAGGCCGCCTGA
- a CDS encoding D-alanyl-D-alanine carboxypeptidase family protein translates to MLAVTVLAPLPALAAKYAAIVVDARTGEVLHEENADTLTYPASLTKMMTLYLTFDALDSGRLRLDQALPVSAWAEAQSPTKLGLRAGKTLRVEQAILGLVTKSANDASVVLAEALGGSEAKFAEMMTRKARELGMRNTVFRNSNGLPNMEQLTTARDFSILSRAMLSDHSRYYPYFSRRAFVYGGRSLNNHNRLMSRYEGMDGIKTGYTVASGFNLAASAVRDGRRLVAVVLGGKSAASRDARMEAILDKAFDKPSRGSEAPVVARAGDEDTPRATAKGKLPAKPETIAQLASTVSTPAAVRPPARARDEDTDSSKADGSKWGVQVGAFSTREASNRALSQATKQAPFLLRAAKPAVTPVKANGSTVYRARMVGLDERTARKVCSELTRSGHRCVPVSPNEKL, encoded by the coding sequence GTGCTGGCGGTGACCGTGCTGGCGCCGCTGCCGGCGCTGGCCGCGAAATACGCGGCGATCGTCGTGGACGCCCGCACGGGTGAGGTGCTCCACGAGGAGAACGCCGACACCCTCACCTATCCGGCGTCGCTGACCAAGATGATGACGCTCTACCTGACCTTCGACGCGCTGGATTCAGGGCGGCTGCGGCTGGACCAGGCGCTGCCGGTGTCGGCCTGGGCGGAGGCGCAGTCCCCGACCAAGCTGGGGCTGCGCGCCGGCAAGACGCTGCGGGTGGAGCAGGCGATCCTCGGGCTGGTCACCAAGTCGGCCAACGACGCCTCGGTCGTGCTGGCGGAGGCACTGGGCGGCAGCGAGGCCAAGTTCGCCGAGATGATGACCCGCAAGGCGCGCGAGCTGGGCATGCGCAACACCGTGTTCCGCAATTCCAACGGCCTGCCGAACATGGAGCAACTGACCACGGCGCGCGACTTCTCCATCCTGTCGCGGGCGATGCTGTCCGACCACTCGCGCTACTACCCCTATTTCAGCCGCCGCGCCTTCGTCTATGGCGGGCGCAGCCTGAACAACCACAACCGTCTGATGTCGCGCTACGAGGGCATGGACGGCATCAAGACCGGCTACACCGTGGCCAGCGGCTTCAACCTCGCGGCGTCGGCGGTGCGCGACGGGCGCCGGCTGGTCGCCGTGGTGCTGGGCGGCAAGTCCGCGGCCTCGCGCGACGCCCGCATGGAGGCGATCCTCGACAAGGCGTTCGACAAGCCGAGCCGCGGCTCGGAGGCGCCGGTCGTCGCCCGCGCCGGCGACGAGGACACGCCGCGCGCCACCGCCAAGGGCAAGCTGCCGGCCAAGCCGGAGACCATCGCCCAACTCGCCTCCACCGTCTCCACCCCAGCCGCGGTCCGCCCGCCGGCCCGCGCCCGCGACGAGGACACCGATTCGTCGAAGGCCGACGGGTCGAAATGGGGCGTGCAGGTCGGCGCCTTCTCCACGCGGGAGGCCAGCAACCGGGCGCTTTCCCAGGCGACCAAGCAGGCGCCCTTCCTGCTGCGCGCCGCCAAGCCGGCGGTGACGCCGGTGAAGGCGAACGGGTCCACCGTCTACCGCGCCCGCATGGTCGGGCTGGACGAGCGCACCGCCCGCAAGGTCTGCTCGGAGCTGACCCGCAGCGGCCACCGCTGCGTCCCGGTGTCGCCGAACGAGAAGCTGTAA
- a CDS encoding peptidase produces MTYCLGIKTRDGLIGLSDGRITSGSQLSSARKVTMVGSGGDRFFILNSGLRSVRDKTLAYLRRDMSRRRGETYPTMLDALSAFTACLRQVAAEDKEALEASKLAFNLHAIIGGQLAEDREPYMFLVYPEGNWIEVDERTPYLSIGATAYGKPILDRALSYNTDMQTALKIAYLSFDSTRFSSNDVGFPIDMVTFNAQERLWRQSNFDYDDLVEQRLWWNRNITELARRMPDGPWVDTLLSAGTRATVDEEVV; encoded by the coding sequence ATGACCTATTGCCTCGGCATCAAGACCCGCGACGGCCTGATCGGCCTGTCGGACGGGCGCATCACCAGCGGCTCGCAGCTGTCGTCCGCGCGCAAGGTGACCATGGTGGGCAGCGGCGGCGACCGCTTCTTCATCCTGAACTCCGGCCTGCGCAGCGTGCGCGACAAGACGCTGGCCTACCTGCGCCGCGACATGTCCCGGCGCCGCGGCGAGACCTACCCGACCATGCTGGACGCGCTGTCGGCCTTCACGGCCTGCCTGCGCCAAGTGGCGGCGGAGGACAAGGAGGCGCTGGAGGCGTCCAAGCTGGCCTTCAACCTGCACGCCATCATCGGCGGGCAGCTCGCCGAGGACCGCGAGCCCTACATGTTCCTGGTCTATCCGGAGGGCAACTGGATCGAGGTGGACGAGCGCACGCCCTACCTGTCGATCGGCGCCACCGCCTACGGCAAGCCGATCCTCGACCGTGCGCTGTCCTACAACACCGACATGCAGACGGCGCTGAAGATCGCCTACCTGTCCTTCGACAGCACGCGCTTCTCGTCCAACGACGTCGGCTTCCCCATCGACATGGTGACCTTCAACGCCCAGGAACGGCTGTGGCGCCAGTCGAACTTCGACTACGACGATCTGGTCGAGCAGCGCCTGTGGTGGAACCGGAACATCACCGAGCTGGCCCGGCGCATGCCGGACGGCCCCTGGGTGGACACGCTGCTGTCCGCGGGCACGCGGGCGACGGTCGACGAGGAGGTGGTCTAG